A portion of the Pseudomonadales bacterium genome contains these proteins:
- a CDS encoding sulfotransferase: MDGEMTGSDELSDVELSEAALLAAARQSTGLDDFGDEAEWKEGFTRLLASLNDEARLNKVGRNIAFGELLRHLENRLQVTEDIRRNPSILEVEIRKPVFVVGLPRTGSTILHDLLARDPDSRVPMTWETHYMSPPAEAATYESDPRIARCEAHFEQTSRALIPEFQAIHEMGAQLTQECLMLNAFDFGSVIFANQFRIPSYEEWVETRDQTSVYRTHKRLLQYMQWHNPKQRWVLKSTGHLFALDALYTVYPDAQVIMTHRDPLKLIASHCSLVSMACSMGSDQVDKREVGEMWSVSWERAMRNGVEFRRTRPEAATIFDMHFAELVRDPLAMVRRIYAHFGLPLPAATEARMREFIDSNPKERHGVHRYRLEDFGLDPVRERERYRFYQEYFGVASEG, encoded by the coding sequence ATGGATGGCGAAATGACCGGCAGTGACGAACTGTCCGATGTGGAGTTGAGCGAAGCGGCCTTGCTCGCTGCTGCCCGGCAGAGCACGGGCCTCGATGATTTCGGTGACGAAGCCGAGTGGAAGGAAGGTTTCACGCGGCTGCTTGCGTCGCTGAACGATGAAGCGCGACTGAACAAGGTCGGTCGCAACATTGCTTTCGGCGAGTTGCTGCGTCACCTCGAGAACCGCCTGCAGGTTACCGAGGACATCCGCCGCAACCCGTCGATTCTCGAGGTCGAGATCCGCAAGCCCGTGTTCGTCGTCGGCCTGCCGCGCACCGGTTCGACGATCCTGCACGATCTGCTGGCACGTGACCCGGACAGCCGCGTGCCGATGACCTGGGAAACCCACTACATGTCGCCGCCGGCGGAAGCCGCCACGTACGAGAGCGACCCGCGCATTGCCCGCTGCGAGGCGCACTTCGAACAGACTTCGCGCGCGCTGATTCCGGAGTTCCAGGCGATCCACGAGATGGGTGCACAGCTCACGCAGGAATGTCTGATGCTGAACGCATTCGACTTCGGGAGCGTGATCTTTGCGAACCAGTTCCGTATTCCGTCCTACGAGGAGTGGGTGGAAACCCGGGACCAGACTTCCGTTTACCGCACGCACAAGCGCCTGTTGCAGTACATGCAGTGGCACAACCCGAAGCAGCGCTGGGTGCTGAAGAGTACCGGCCATCTGTTCGCTCTCGATGCGCTGTACACGGTCTATCCGGACGCGCAGGTGATCATGACGCACCGTGACCCGCTGAAGCTGATCGCCTCGCACTGCTCGCTGGTCTCGATGGCGTGCAGCATGGGCAGCGACCAGGTCGACAAGCGTGAAGTCGGCGAGATGTGGAGCGTGTCGTGGGAGCGTGCGATGCGCAACGGCGTGGAGTTCCGTCGCACACGCCCGGAGGCAGCGACGATCTTCGACATGCATTTTGCCGAACTGGTTCGCGACCCGCTGGCGATGGTCCGGCGCATCTATGCGCACTTCGGGCTGCCGTTGCCTGCTGCGACCGAGGCACGGATGCGCGAATTCATCGACAGCAATCCCAAGGAACGCCATGGTGTGCATCGTTACCGTCTGGAGGACTTTGGCCTTGATCCGGTACGCGAGCGCGAACGTTACCGCTTCTACCAGGAGTATTTCGGGGTTGCGAGCGAAGGCTAG